From a single Ochotona princeps isolate mOchPri1 chromosome 12, mOchPri1.hap1, whole genome shotgun sequence genomic region:
- the DIS3 gene encoding exosome complex exonuclease RRP44 isoform X4, producing the protein MLKSKTFLKKTRAGGVMKIVREHYLRDDIGCGVPGCAACGAAHEGPVLEPRPRDPASSLCPQPHYLLPDTNVLLHQIVSAWRPGTRASVASSLRPPGSLETYVEQEQGENANDRNDRAIRVAAKWYNEHLKKLSADNQLQVIFITNDRKNKEKAVEEGIPAFTCEEYIKSLTANPELVDRLACLSDEGNEIESGKIIFSEHLPLSKLQQGIKSGLYLQGTFRASRENYLEATVWIHGDTEENKEIILQGLKHLNRAVHEDVVAVELLPKSQWVAPSSVVLHDEGQNEDDMEKEEERERMLKTAVSEKMLKPTGRVVGIIKRNWRPYCGMLSKSDIKESRRHLFTPADKRIPRIRIETRQASTLEGRRIIVAIDGWPRNSRYPNGHFVKNLGDVGEKETETEVLLLEHDVPHQPFSQAVLSFLPKMPWSITEKDMKHREDLRHLCVCSVDPPGCTDIDDALHCRELGNGNLEVGVHIADVSHFIRPGNALDQESARRGTTVYLCEKRIDMVPELLSSNLCSLRCDVDRLAFSCIWEMNHNAEILKTKFTKSVINSKASLTYAEAQMRIDSATMNDDITTSLRGLNKLAKILKRRRIENGALTLSSPEVRFHMDSETHDPIDLQTKELKETNSMVEEFMLLANISVAKKIHEEFSEHALLRKHPAPPPSNYEILVKAAKSKNLEINTDTAKSLADSLDRAESSVFPYLNTLLRILATRCMMQAVYFCSGMDNDFHHYGLASPIYTHFTSPIRRYADIIVHRLLAVAIGADCTYPELTDKHKLADICKNLNFRHKMAQYAQRASVAFHTQLFFKSKGIVSEEAYILFVRKNAIVVLIPKYGLEGTVFFEEKDKPKPRLVYDDEIPSLKVEDTVFHVFDKVKVRIMLDASNLQHQKIRMALVEPQIPGVSVPMDISNVDCEPGRKKRKLEK; encoded by the exons ATGCTCAAGTCCAAGACGTTCCTAAAGAAGACCCGCGCCGGCGGCGTGATGAAGATCGTGCGCGAGCACTACCTGCGGGACGACATCGGCTGCGGCGTCCCTGGATGCGCGGCGTGCGGCGCGGCGCACGAGGGGCCGGTGCTGGAGCCGCGGCCCCGGGACCCGGCCAGCAGCCTCTGCCCGCAGCCGCACTACCTGCTGCCCGACACCAACGTGCTGCTGCACCAG ATTGTAAGTGCTTGGAGGCCGGGGACCCGGGCTTCTGTGGCCTCCAGCTTGCGACCCCCAGGCAGCTT AGAAACCTACGTAGAGCAAGAGCAGGGAGAGAATGCAAATGACAGGAATGACAGAGCGATTCGAGTTGCAGCAAAATGGTACAACGAACACTTAAAGAAATTGTCAGCCGACAATCAGCTACAAGTTATCTTTATAACCAATGACaggaagaacaaagagaaagctgtagaGGAAGGGATACCAGCTTTCACTT GTGAAGAATATATAAAAAGCTTAACTGCTAACCCTGAGCTCGTAGACCGTCTTGCTTGTCTGTCCGATGAAGGG AATGAAATAGAAAGtgggaaaataatattttctgaaCATCTTCCGTTAAGTAAGCTACAACAAGGTATAAAATCTGGGCTTTACCTCCAAGGAACATTTAGAGCCAGCAGGGAGAATTACTTAGAAGCTACAGTGTGGATTCATGGAGACACTGAAGAAAATAAAGAG ATAATCTTGCAAGGACTTAAACATTTAAACCGAGCTGTTCATGAAGACGTTGTGGCTGTGGAGCTTTTGCCCAAGAGCCAGTGGGTGGCGCCGTCCTCTGTGGTTTTACATGATGAAGGTCAGAATGAAGATGatatggagaaagaagaggagagagaacgcATG cTTAAGACTGCTGTCAGTGAAAAAATGTTAAAGCCTACAGGTAGAGTTGTAGGAATAATAAAAAGGAATTGGAGACCGTATTGTGGTATGCTTTCCAAGTCTGACATTAAGGAG TCAAGAAGACATCTCTTTACCCCTGCTGATAAGAGAATCCCTCGCATTCGGATAGAAACCAGACAGGCGTCTACATTAGAAGGACGAAGAATTATTGTTGCTATTGATGGGTGGCCTAGAAATTCCAGATATCCAAAT GGACACTTCGTAAAAAACTTAGGAGATGTTGGCGAGAAAGAGACTGAAACAGAAGTCCTGCTGCTTGAACATGACGTGCCCCATCAGCCCTTCTCCCAGGCTGTGCTCAGCTTCCTGCCCAAAATGCCTTGGAGCATCACTGAAAAG GACATGAAGCACCGGGAAGACCTGcggcacctgtgtgtgtgcagcgTGGACCCCCCAGGCTGCACGGACATCGACGACGCCCTGCACTGCCGAGAACTGGGAAATGGAAACCTGGAG GTAGGGGTTCACATTGCCGATGTTAGCCATTTTATTAGACCAGGAAATGCGTTAGATCAAGAATCTGCCAGAAGAGGAACAACTGTATACCTTTGTGAAAAG AGAATCGACATGGTTCCAGAGTTGCTTAGCTCCAACTTATGTTCCCTGAGATGTGACGTTGACAG GCTGGCGTTTTCAtgtatctgggaaatgaaccataatgccgaaatcttaaaaacaaagtttaCCAAAAGTGTCATTAATTCAAAG GCTTCTCTTACATATGCCGAGGCGCAGATGAGAATTGATTCAGCAACCATGAATGATGATATTACCACTAGTCTTCGTGGACTGAACAAACTAGCTAAAATCCTGAAAAGAAGAAGAATCGAAAATGG GGCTTTGACTCTTTCTTCTCCAGAAGTTCGATTCCACATGGACAGTGAAACTCACGATCCTATAGATCTACAGACCAAGGAGCTCAA aGAAACAAATTCCATGGTGGAGGAATTTATGTTACTTGCCAATATCTCTGTcgcaaaaaaaattcatgaagaatTTTCTGAACATGCTCTTCTTCGGAAGcatcctgccccacccccatcgaATTATGAAATCCTTGTTAAGGCAGCTAAATCCAAG AATTTGGAAATCAACACCGATACGGCCAAATCTTTGGCTGACTCTTTGGACCGGGCTGAGTCTTCTGTCTTCCCCTATCTAAACACCCTGCTAAGAATATTGGCCACTCGCTGCATGATGCAAGCTGTGTATTTCTGTTCTGGAATGGATAATGATTTTCATCACTATGGCTTAGCATCTCCAATATATACACATTTCACTTCTCCTATCCGAAG ATACGCAGACATCATTGTCCATCGGCTGTTGGCCGTGGCTATTGGAGCTGACTGTACGTACCCAGAGCTGACAGACAAACACAAGCTTGCAGATATCTGTAAAAATCTGAATTTCCGGCACAAAATGGCTCAGTATGCCCAGCGTGCATCAGTGGCTTTTCATACCCAG ttatttttcaaaagcaaaggaataGTAAGTGAAGAAGCCTATATTCTGTTTGTAAGAAAGAATGCCATCGTGGTGTTAATTCCAAAGTATGGTTTAGAAGGTACAGTGTTTTTTGAAGAAAAGGATAAACCAAAGCCACGGCTTGTTTATGACGATGAG aTACCTTCACTCAAAGTAGAAGATACAGTGTTCCATGTATTTGATAAAGTTAAAGTGAGAATCATGTTAGATGCATCAAATCTTCAACATCAGAAAATCCGAATGGCCCTGGTAGAGCCTCAG ATACCAGGAGTCAGCGTTCCCATGGATATTTCAAATGTGGACTGTGAAccagggagaaagaagaggaagcttGAAAAATAG
- the DIS3 gene encoding exosome complex exonuclease RRP44 isoform X3 — MLKSKTFLKKTRAGGVMKIVREHYLRDDIGCGVPGCAACGAAHEGPVLEPRPRDPASSLCPQPHYLLPDTNVLLHQIDVLEDPVIRNVIVLQTVLQEVRNRSAPVYKRIRDVTSNQEKHFYTFTNEHHRETYVEQEQGENANDRNDRAIRVAAKWYNEHLKKLSADNQLQVIFITNDRKNKEKAVEEGIPAFTCEEYIKSLTANPELVDRLACLSDEGNEIESGKIIFSEHLPLSKLQQGIKSGLYLQGTFRASRENYLEATVWIHGDTEENKEIILQGLKHLNRAVHEDVVAVELLPKSQWVAPSSVVLHDEGQNEDDMEKEEERERMLKTAVSEKMLKPTGRVVGIIKRNWRPYCGMLSKSDIKESRRHLFTPADKRIPRIRIETRQASTLEGRRIIVAIDGWPRNSRYPNGHFVKNLGDVGEKETETEVLLLEHDVPHQPFSQAVLSFLPKMPWSITEKDMKHREDLRHLCVCSVDPPGCTDIDDALHCRELGNGNLEVGVHIADVSHFIRPGNALDQESARRGTTVYLCEKRIDMVPELLSSNLCSLRCDVDRLAFSCIWEMNHNAEILKTKFTKSVINSKASLTYAEAQMRIDSATMNDDITTSLRGLNKLAKILKRRRIENGALTLSSPEVRFHMDSETHDPIDLQTKELKETNSMVEEFMLLANISVAKKIHEEFSEHALLRKHPAPPPSNYEILVKAAKSKNLEINTDTAKSLADSLDRAESSVFPYLNTLLRILATRCMMQAVYFCSGMDNDFHHYGLASPIYTHFTSPIRRYADIIVHRLLAVAIGADCTYPELTDKHKLADICKNLNFRHKMAQYAQRASVAFHTQLFFKSKGIVSEEAYILFVRKNAIVVLIPKYGLEGTVFFEEKDKPKPRLVYDDEIPSLKVEDTVFHVFDKVKVRIMLDASNLQHQKIRMALVEPQVFYGLPH; from the exons ATGCTCAAGTCCAAGACGTTCCTAAAGAAGACCCGCGCCGGCGGCGTGATGAAGATCGTGCGCGAGCACTACCTGCGGGACGACATCGGCTGCGGCGTCCCTGGATGCGCGGCGTGCGGCGCGGCGCACGAGGGGCCGGTGCTGGAGCCGCGGCCCCGGGACCCGGCCAGCAGCCTCTGCCCGCAGCCGCACTACCTGCTGCCCGACACCAACGTGCTGCTGCACCAG ATTGATGTCCTGGAGGACCCGGTCATCCGCAACGTGATTGTGCTGCAAACGGTCCTGCAAGAAGTGAGGAATCGGAGTGCCCCGGTGTATAAGCGAATCCGAGATGTGACCAGTAACCAAGAGAAGCACTTCTATACCTTTACGAACGAGCACCACAG AGAAACCTACGTAGAGCAAGAGCAGGGAGAGAATGCAAATGACAGGAATGACAGAGCGATTCGAGTTGCAGCAAAATGGTACAACGAACACTTAAAGAAATTGTCAGCCGACAATCAGCTACAAGTTATCTTTATAACCAATGACaggaagaacaaagagaaagctgtagaGGAAGGGATACCAGCTTTCACTT GTGAAGAATATATAAAAAGCTTAACTGCTAACCCTGAGCTCGTAGACCGTCTTGCTTGTCTGTCCGATGAAGGG AATGAAATAGAAAGtgggaaaataatattttctgaaCATCTTCCGTTAAGTAAGCTACAACAAGGTATAAAATCTGGGCTTTACCTCCAAGGAACATTTAGAGCCAGCAGGGAGAATTACTTAGAAGCTACAGTGTGGATTCATGGAGACACTGAAGAAAATAAAGAG ATAATCTTGCAAGGACTTAAACATTTAAACCGAGCTGTTCATGAAGACGTTGTGGCTGTGGAGCTTTTGCCCAAGAGCCAGTGGGTGGCGCCGTCCTCTGTGGTTTTACATGATGAAGGTCAGAATGAAGATGatatggagaaagaagaggagagagaacgcATG cTTAAGACTGCTGTCAGTGAAAAAATGTTAAAGCCTACAGGTAGAGTTGTAGGAATAATAAAAAGGAATTGGAGACCGTATTGTGGTATGCTTTCCAAGTCTGACATTAAGGAG TCAAGAAGACATCTCTTTACCCCTGCTGATAAGAGAATCCCTCGCATTCGGATAGAAACCAGACAGGCGTCTACATTAGAAGGACGAAGAATTATTGTTGCTATTGATGGGTGGCCTAGAAATTCCAGATATCCAAAT GGACACTTCGTAAAAAACTTAGGAGATGTTGGCGAGAAAGAGACTGAAACAGAAGTCCTGCTGCTTGAACATGACGTGCCCCATCAGCCCTTCTCCCAGGCTGTGCTCAGCTTCCTGCCCAAAATGCCTTGGAGCATCACTGAAAAG GACATGAAGCACCGGGAAGACCTGcggcacctgtgtgtgtgcagcgTGGACCCCCCAGGCTGCACGGACATCGACGACGCCCTGCACTGCCGAGAACTGGGAAATGGAAACCTGGAG GTAGGGGTTCACATTGCCGATGTTAGCCATTTTATTAGACCAGGAAATGCGTTAGATCAAGAATCTGCCAGAAGAGGAACAACTGTATACCTTTGTGAAAAG AGAATCGACATGGTTCCAGAGTTGCTTAGCTCCAACTTATGTTCCCTGAGATGTGACGTTGACAG GCTGGCGTTTTCAtgtatctgggaaatgaaccataatgccgaaatcttaaaaacaaagtttaCCAAAAGTGTCATTAATTCAAAG GCTTCTCTTACATATGCCGAGGCGCAGATGAGAATTGATTCAGCAACCATGAATGATGATATTACCACTAGTCTTCGTGGACTGAACAAACTAGCTAAAATCCTGAAAAGAAGAAGAATCGAAAATGG GGCTTTGACTCTTTCTTCTCCAGAAGTTCGATTCCACATGGACAGTGAAACTCACGATCCTATAGATCTACAGACCAAGGAGCTCAA aGAAACAAATTCCATGGTGGAGGAATTTATGTTACTTGCCAATATCTCTGTcgcaaaaaaaattcatgaagaatTTTCTGAACATGCTCTTCTTCGGAAGcatcctgccccacccccatcgaATTATGAAATCCTTGTTAAGGCAGCTAAATCCAAG AATTTGGAAATCAACACCGATACGGCCAAATCTTTGGCTGACTCTTTGGACCGGGCTGAGTCTTCTGTCTTCCCCTATCTAAACACCCTGCTAAGAATATTGGCCACTCGCTGCATGATGCAAGCTGTGTATTTCTGTTCTGGAATGGATAATGATTTTCATCACTATGGCTTAGCATCTCCAATATATACACATTTCACTTCTCCTATCCGAAG ATACGCAGACATCATTGTCCATCGGCTGTTGGCCGTGGCTATTGGAGCTGACTGTACGTACCCAGAGCTGACAGACAAACACAAGCTTGCAGATATCTGTAAAAATCTGAATTTCCGGCACAAAATGGCTCAGTATGCCCAGCGTGCATCAGTGGCTTTTCATACCCAG ttatttttcaaaagcaaaggaataGTAAGTGAAGAAGCCTATATTCTGTTTGTAAGAAAGAATGCCATCGTGGTGTTAATTCCAAAGTATGGTTTAGAAGGTACAGTGTTTTTTGAAGAAAAGGATAAACCAAAGCCACGGCTTGTTTATGACGATGAG aTACCTTCACTCAAAGTAGAAGATACAGTGTTCCATGTATTTGATAAAGTTAAAGTGAGAATCATGTTAGATGCATCAAATCTTCAACATCAGAAAATCCGAATGGCCCTGGTAGAGCCTCAG GTGTTCTACGGGCTGCCGCACTGA
- the DIS3 gene encoding exosome complex exonuclease RRP44 isoform X1, protein MLKSKTFLKKTRAGGVMKIVREHYLRDDIGCGVPGCAACGAAHEGPVLEPRPRDPASSLCPQPHYLLPDTNVLLHQIDVLEDPVIRNVIVLQTVLQEVRNRSAPVYKRIRDVTSNQEKHFYTFTNEHHRETYVEQEQGENANDRNDRAIRVAAKWYNEHLKKLSADNQLQVIFITNDRKNKEKAVEEGIPAFTCEEYIKSLTANPELVDRLACLSDEGNEIESGKIIFSEHLPLSKLQQGIKSGLYLQGTFRASRENYLEATVWIHGDTEENKEIILQGLKHLNRAVHEDVVAVELLPKSQWVAPSSVVLHDEGQNEDDMEKEEERERMLKTAVSEKMLKPTGRVVGIIKRNWRPYCGMLSKSDIKESRRHLFTPADKRIPRIRIETRQASTLEGRRIIVAIDGWPRNSRYPNGHFVKNLGDVGEKETETEVLLLEHDVPHQPFSQAVLSFLPKMPWSITEKDMKHREDLRHLCVCSVDPPGCTDIDDALHCRELGNGNLEVGVHIADVSHFIRPGNALDQESARRGTTVYLCEKRIDMVPELLSSNLCSLRCDVDRLAFSCIWEMNHNAEILKTKFTKSVINSKASLTYAEAQMRIDSATMNDDITTSLRGLNKLAKILKRRRIENGALTLSSPEVRFHMDSETHDPIDLQTKELKETNSMVEEFMLLANISVAKKIHEEFSEHALLRKHPAPPPSNYEILVKAAKSKNLEINTDTAKSLADSLDRAESSVFPYLNTLLRILATRCMMQAVYFCSGMDNDFHHYGLASPIYTHFTSPIRRYADIIVHRLLAVAIGADCTYPELTDKHKLADICKNLNFRHKMAQYAQRASVAFHTQLFFKSKGIVSEEAYILFVRKNAIVVLIPKYGLEGTVFFEEKDKPKPRLVYDDEIPSLKVEDTVFHVFDKVKVRIMLDASNLQHQKIRMALVEPQIPGVSVPMDISNVDCEPGRKKRKLEK, encoded by the exons ATGCTCAAGTCCAAGACGTTCCTAAAGAAGACCCGCGCCGGCGGCGTGATGAAGATCGTGCGCGAGCACTACCTGCGGGACGACATCGGCTGCGGCGTCCCTGGATGCGCGGCGTGCGGCGCGGCGCACGAGGGGCCGGTGCTGGAGCCGCGGCCCCGGGACCCGGCCAGCAGCCTCTGCCCGCAGCCGCACTACCTGCTGCCCGACACCAACGTGCTGCTGCACCAG ATTGATGTCCTGGAGGACCCGGTCATCCGCAACGTGATTGTGCTGCAAACGGTCCTGCAAGAAGTGAGGAATCGGAGTGCCCCGGTGTATAAGCGAATCCGAGATGTGACCAGTAACCAAGAGAAGCACTTCTATACCTTTACGAACGAGCACCACAG AGAAACCTACGTAGAGCAAGAGCAGGGAGAGAATGCAAATGACAGGAATGACAGAGCGATTCGAGTTGCAGCAAAATGGTACAACGAACACTTAAAGAAATTGTCAGCCGACAATCAGCTACAAGTTATCTTTATAACCAATGACaggaagaacaaagagaaagctgtagaGGAAGGGATACCAGCTTTCACTT GTGAAGAATATATAAAAAGCTTAACTGCTAACCCTGAGCTCGTAGACCGTCTTGCTTGTCTGTCCGATGAAGGG AATGAAATAGAAAGtgggaaaataatattttctgaaCATCTTCCGTTAAGTAAGCTACAACAAGGTATAAAATCTGGGCTTTACCTCCAAGGAACATTTAGAGCCAGCAGGGAGAATTACTTAGAAGCTACAGTGTGGATTCATGGAGACACTGAAGAAAATAAAGAG ATAATCTTGCAAGGACTTAAACATTTAAACCGAGCTGTTCATGAAGACGTTGTGGCTGTGGAGCTTTTGCCCAAGAGCCAGTGGGTGGCGCCGTCCTCTGTGGTTTTACATGATGAAGGTCAGAATGAAGATGatatggagaaagaagaggagagagaacgcATG cTTAAGACTGCTGTCAGTGAAAAAATGTTAAAGCCTACAGGTAGAGTTGTAGGAATAATAAAAAGGAATTGGAGACCGTATTGTGGTATGCTTTCCAAGTCTGACATTAAGGAG TCAAGAAGACATCTCTTTACCCCTGCTGATAAGAGAATCCCTCGCATTCGGATAGAAACCAGACAGGCGTCTACATTAGAAGGACGAAGAATTATTGTTGCTATTGATGGGTGGCCTAGAAATTCCAGATATCCAAAT GGACACTTCGTAAAAAACTTAGGAGATGTTGGCGAGAAAGAGACTGAAACAGAAGTCCTGCTGCTTGAACATGACGTGCCCCATCAGCCCTTCTCCCAGGCTGTGCTCAGCTTCCTGCCCAAAATGCCTTGGAGCATCACTGAAAAG GACATGAAGCACCGGGAAGACCTGcggcacctgtgtgtgtgcagcgTGGACCCCCCAGGCTGCACGGACATCGACGACGCCCTGCACTGCCGAGAACTGGGAAATGGAAACCTGGAG GTAGGGGTTCACATTGCCGATGTTAGCCATTTTATTAGACCAGGAAATGCGTTAGATCAAGAATCTGCCAGAAGAGGAACAACTGTATACCTTTGTGAAAAG AGAATCGACATGGTTCCAGAGTTGCTTAGCTCCAACTTATGTTCCCTGAGATGTGACGTTGACAG GCTGGCGTTTTCAtgtatctgggaaatgaaccataatgccgaaatcttaaaaacaaagtttaCCAAAAGTGTCATTAATTCAAAG GCTTCTCTTACATATGCCGAGGCGCAGATGAGAATTGATTCAGCAACCATGAATGATGATATTACCACTAGTCTTCGTGGACTGAACAAACTAGCTAAAATCCTGAAAAGAAGAAGAATCGAAAATGG GGCTTTGACTCTTTCTTCTCCAGAAGTTCGATTCCACATGGACAGTGAAACTCACGATCCTATAGATCTACAGACCAAGGAGCTCAA aGAAACAAATTCCATGGTGGAGGAATTTATGTTACTTGCCAATATCTCTGTcgcaaaaaaaattcatgaagaatTTTCTGAACATGCTCTTCTTCGGAAGcatcctgccccacccccatcgaATTATGAAATCCTTGTTAAGGCAGCTAAATCCAAG AATTTGGAAATCAACACCGATACGGCCAAATCTTTGGCTGACTCTTTGGACCGGGCTGAGTCTTCTGTCTTCCCCTATCTAAACACCCTGCTAAGAATATTGGCCACTCGCTGCATGATGCAAGCTGTGTATTTCTGTTCTGGAATGGATAATGATTTTCATCACTATGGCTTAGCATCTCCAATATATACACATTTCACTTCTCCTATCCGAAG ATACGCAGACATCATTGTCCATCGGCTGTTGGCCGTGGCTATTGGAGCTGACTGTACGTACCCAGAGCTGACAGACAAACACAAGCTTGCAGATATCTGTAAAAATCTGAATTTCCGGCACAAAATGGCTCAGTATGCCCAGCGTGCATCAGTGGCTTTTCATACCCAG ttatttttcaaaagcaaaggaataGTAAGTGAAGAAGCCTATATTCTGTTTGTAAGAAAGAATGCCATCGTGGTGTTAATTCCAAAGTATGGTTTAGAAGGTACAGTGTTTTTTGAAGAAAAGGATAAACCAAAGCCACGGCTTGTTTATGACGATGAG aTACCTTCACTCAAAGTAGAAGATACAGTGTTCCATGTATTTGATAAAGTTAAAGTGAGAATCATGTTAGATGCATCAAATCTTCAACATCAGAAAATCCGAATGGCCCTGGTAGAGCCTCAG ATACCAGGAGTCAGCGTTCCCATGGATATTTCAAATGTGGACTGTGAAccagggagaaagaagaggaagcttGAAAAATAG